The sequence CAATTGCATGCCATCCGGAATCCCACGCGAAAAACGACTGGTAGGCGCCTAGTGCGGGCTGGTGAAAAGTGAGACCCCGGAAGTTAACGAGGTTTTTTTCAAATACATCCCTGGCCTCTTTGATCAGGTATTCTTCGAGCATAACACATCCCTGTCCGAGCAGGCATTTTTAGAAACCAGCCGTTTGCGGCGGTGTTCAAAAGAGCCCCTTTCATCTTCGGTTATCAGGTCATATCTTAACACCTGTTCAACGATAGCAAGTGCGCGTCCGATATCATGGCTCCTGTGTTCACAGAATTTCGCTAGTTCGGCCAGTGCGAATACATCCCCGCTGTCTGAAGATACAATATCCTCCCATAAACGGACAGCCTCATGCCATTGACCGGATCTTTTATGGATGAGCGAGAGCATCTTCTTTGCTTCCATTGCATATGAGAGATCATCAATTCCGATTATCGATTCAACCATATGACGCATCAGTTCATGGTTTCCCTGATCATTATGAAGTTTTGCCGCAGCCAGGATGTCTCCGGGGTGGGCTTTATCGATGCAGCCACCTGATACCACTTCAGTCAGATGGCTGAGCAGCGTCGCCATTGATACGATATCTAAACGGTTGTGCTCGAAGACATCTTCCATGAGCGATGGGTTTCGGGTTTTCAACCAGTCGAAATAACGCTGAGGTATTTCCGAACCCGGGACATCGCTTATTCTCCTGAAACCTAGCACCTCGTCTTCAAGTGTGACAAGTCTGCAATTTGATGTGCGGTGCGAATAAAGCCTTCGCGATGGATTAAGAAGGTCAAGGTGCGGCATGGCCTTCATCGAGTCTTCAAGACGGTTCAATATAAAGCGAGCCGAGAGCAGGTTCATATCAAAGGCCCTGCCATTGAACGAGACCAGGAATTTCTTTTCGGCTGCTGTTTCGTTCAAAAATGCGAGCATGGCCTTTTCGTCGGAAAAATCCCTGGCAAAGAGCTGGCATGTAATGAAGTCATTGCCCTCGAAAAATCCCAGACCTATCAAAAAGGGGAGCGTCCCGGTACCTCCTGCAAGTCCTGTTGTCTCGGTATCGAAAAAAAGCGCATCATGAGGGCTGCAACCTGCAATTGCAGAATGGCGCGCAAGCATGGAGGCTGCATGCATGTCGATTTTAAGGCATTCTCTGATAAGTTTGCCGCCGTGCCTCGAATCCGCCCTGAATCTGTTTCTTGAAAAAAAGAACTCGCCGTAGTCGTTTTTTACCACTTCACCTGAAAGGGCAGTCTCAATCGGAATTGAAGCTTTCAAGGGGCGGGTCTGCGGCCTTGGTTGAATCCTGGTGCCCCTTGCCATAATGGCGTCGATCTTTCGCCTTAACTCTTCAATGCCGGGTTTACTCGCATCAGTTCCGGGCCTTGATTTCGGACCTTCGCCTGTAAGCCTTTTAAGTCTGTCTATCGTGCTCATTCCTAAAATAGCGTAGGTCGAACGCTGAGTTATGTCAACAGCCGGGAAAATTATCCTGGAGTGTGAACAGGAATATTATCAGATAAACAGGATTGTTGTGAGTGCTATGCCAGTCATTGTTATTGCGGCGGGCAGGATATAGCGTCTAAGCCCTGCGCTGCCCATGAATATAACCATCAGCCCCTTGACCGCGGTGTTTGTGGCTGCAGCCAGGATAATTCCGGTTGCAGCATTTGTTGTATCCAGTGCACCCTGGCCTGAATTCATCTTTGCAAGTGTGATCGATATGGCGTCAACATCGGCAATGCCTGCCAACACGCTGGATACGAGCACACCGCTGCTGCCCCAGTTCATCTGTGCGAATTTCGATATGACCAGAATAATGGAAACCAGTATTGCAAAGCTTATTGCTGGCCACAGCTCGAACGGGTTGGCAAAAGAGACTTCGGCCGCATTGTCCGTATGTCCGGCCTTTTTATAAAGCCAGAGGCAATAGATCAGTCCCACTGCGACCGGTATGAGCATCGGCAGGATGATCCTCCGGGCCAGGGGCATATTCAATACTCCCACTATTACGATGATCCTGCCGAACATGACGGTCCATGCAATTGTTATTGCAAGGGCAAAGTTCTTTGCCAGGGTTTGAGCCTGCCGGCTCTGCTGGGTGCATGAAAGAGTAAGCGCCGTAGATGACGCCAGTCCGCCCAGGAGACCGGTAAGGCCCATGCCCTTTGACGGGCCTATGACCTTTATGAGTATGTATCCAACGAAGCTTATGCCTGAAATCAGAATGACCAGAAGCCATATATTGAAAGGATTTATCTGGCTGAAAGGCTCCGGGCCGAAGCTCCTGTTAGGAAGTATCGGCAGGATGATTGCGGTTATGACCGCGAACTTGAGCGTTGCAAAAAGGTCTTCCCTGGACATTTGTTTTACAATGCCGTGCAGCTCGGGTTTCATGGATAAGAGGAGCGTAGTCATTACCCCCAATGCACCCGCTATGGCAATCTGGCCGTAATTGCACATGATGCCGCAGATAAGTGCGATAAGCGCTGATACTTCACCAGTAATACCGGATCTTTCATTAACGGTGTCAGCATATTGCGTTACTGCGAAGATGATCCCGAATATGCCTATCATGGTGACAAGCGGCAGGATGGAACGGGTAATGTCCGATATGAAC is a genomic window of Desulfomonilia bacterium containing:
- a CDS encoding ribonuclease H-like domain-containing protein, which encodes MSTIDRLKRLTGEGPKSRPGTDASKPGIEELRRKIDAIMARGTRIQPRPQTRPLKASIPIETALSGEVVKNDYGEFFFSRNRFRADSRHGGKLIRECLKIDMHAASMLARHSAIAGCSPHDALFFDTETTGLAGGTGTLPFLIGLGFFEGNDFITCQLFARDFSDEKAMLAFLNETAAEKKFLVSFNGRAFDMNLLSARFILNRLEDSMKAMPHLDLLNPSRRLYSHRTSNCRLVTLEDEVLGFRRISDVPGSEIPQRYFDWLKTRNPSLMEDVFEHNRLDIVSMATLLSHLTEVVSGGCIDKAHPGDILAAAKLHNDQGNHELMRHMVESIIGIDDLSYAMEAKKMLSLIHKRSGQWHEAVRLWEDIVSSDSGDVFALAELAKFCEHRSHDIGRALAIVEQVLRYDLITEDERGSFEHRRKRLVSKNACSDRDVLCSKNT
- a CDS encoding MgtC/SapB family protein — protein: MLIQQDPYLFLRFGVALLIGILIGMQREFSFSRGDEREHTAGIRTFALISLCGCASAFISDITRSILPLVTMIGIFGIIFAVTQYADTVNERSGITGEVSALIALICGIMCNYGQIAIAGALGVMTTLLLSMKPELHGIVKQMSREDLFATLKFAVITAIILPILPNRSFGPEPFSQINPFNIWLLVILISGISFVGYILIKVIGPSKGMGLTGLLGGLASSTALTLSCTQQSRQAQTLAKNFALAITIAWTVMFGRIIVIVGVLNMPLARRIILPMLIPVAVGLIYCLWLYKKAGHTDNAAEVSFANPFELWPAISFAILVSIILVISKFAQMNWGSSGVLVSSVLAGIADVDAISITLAKMNSGQGALDTTNAATGIILAAATNTAVKGLMVIFMGSAGLRRYILPAAITMTGIALTTILFI